The following coding sequences are from one Nicotiana tabacum cultivar K326 chromosome 1, ASM71507v2, whole genome shotgun sequence window:
- the LOC107778391 gene encoding SPX domain-containing protein 1-like, producing the protein MKFWKILKAHIEETLPEWQDKFLNYKDLKKELKLIYPKDGDRPNKRQKVDGDDKGEVVTKEVNDFVKLLEEEIEKFNNFFMEKEEEYIIQLKVLKERVAEMKKTNEELIRVGRDVVDLHGEMVLLENYSALNYTGVVKILKKYDKLSGDLIRLPFIQKVLEEPFFKTEVLNKLIKECDTILSHLLYQTEPLRVPEAEEGIAGGSGGGEGGSGERPVKVPEELADIKNMENMYLKLTYSALRVLQEIRSGSSTVSAFSLPPMQTNELDKIWKNIPVVEQVAK; encoded by the exons ATGAAGTTCTGGAAAATCTTGAAGGCCCATATAGAGGAAACATTGCCGGAATGGCAAGACAAGTTCTTGAATTATAAGGATCTGAAGAAAGAGTTGAAGTTGATTTATCCTAAGGATGGTGATAGACCTAATAAAAGACAGAAGGTGGATGGTGATGATAAGGGGGAGGTGGTTACAAAGGAGGTGAATGATTTTGTGAAGCTGTTGGAAGAGGAGATTGAGAAGTTTAACAATTTCTTTATGGAGAAAGAAGAGGAATATATTATTCAGCTTAAG GTTCTGAAAGAGAGAGTTGCTGAGATGAAAAAGACAAATGAAGAGCTGATTAGAGTAGGTAGGGACGTCGTGGATCTCCATGGAGAGATGGTTTTGTTAGAGAATTACAGTGCTCTTAACTACACAG GAGTAGTGAAGATCTTAAAGAAATATGACAAACTCAGTGGCGATCTTATTCGTTTGCCTTTCATCCAGAAGGTGCTTGAGGAGCCATTCTTTAAAACTGAGGTTCTAAATAAACTAATAAAGGAGTGTGATACAATTCTTAGTCACCTCTTATACCAAACTGAGCCGCTTAGAGTCCCAGAAGCGGAAGAAGGTATTGCAGGAGGTAgcggaggaggagaaggaggtaGTGGAGAGAGGCCAGTCAAAGTTCCTGAAGAACTTGCAGATATAAAGAACATGGAAAACATGTACTTGAAACTTACATATTCAGCACTTAGAGTCTTGCAGGAGATTCGTAGCGGAAGCTCAACTGTCAGCGCGTTCTCTTTGCCACCAATGCAGACTAACGAGCTCGACAAGATCTGGAAGAATATTCCAGTGGTCGAACAAGTAGCAAAGTAG
- the LOC142162636 gene encoding uncharacterized protein LOC142162636, whose amino-acid sequence MAEDSELWDVIYDRPFVPTKNLGDPAVAIPKTRKEFNDVNRKALEKNCRAKKILVCGIGLDESNKISACQSAKEIWEALQTAHEGTTQVKQFKIYMLTTEYELSRMKDDESIQDMHTRFTSIINELYYLGESIPRNKLVRKILSILPSSWESKVNAIIEAKDLQTLTMDELE is encoded by the exons atggctgaagaCTCTGAGTTATGGGATGTCATATATGACAGACCCTTTGTCCCTACAAAGAACCTTGGCGACCCAGCTGTAGCCATTCCCAAGACTAGGAAGGAGTTCAATGACGTTAATAGAAAGGCCTTAGAAAAGAACTGTCGCGCCAAGAAAATTCTTGTTTGTGGTATTGGTCTTGATGAATCTAACAAGATATCAGCATGTCAATCAGCAAAAGAGATCTGGGAGGCTCTTCAAACAGCTCACGAGGGAACAACTCAGGTGAagcaattcaagatttatatgctTACAACTGAATATGAGCTCTCCAGaatgaaagatgatgaatccATCCAAGATATGCACACTCGATTCACCTCCATCATCAATGAGCTTTACTATCTTGGTGAAAGTATTCCTAGAAACAAGCTTGTCAGAAAAATCCTTAGTATACTGCCtagttcttgggaaagcaaagttAACGCCATTATAGAGGCTAAGGACTTGCAGACACTGACCATGGATGAACTT GAATGA